From a region of the Roseivirga sp. 4D4 genome:
- the carA gene encoding glutamine-hydrolyzing carbamoyl-phosphate synthase small subunit has protein sequence MSHNTLNLSQKKAVLLLEDGSRFEGIAIGKIGTVGAEICFNTGMTGYQEIYTDPSYYGQIVINTTSHIGNYGVEDSENESDAPKITGLVVNTFSEDYSRNLADGSLQEYLETNNIVGVSELDTRLLVRHIRSKGAMNAIISSEDLSDDELQRRLAEVPSMEGLELSSFVSTKEPYFVGDENADHKIAVLDLGVKTSILKHLASRGSYLKVFNAKTSFEEMKAWNPNGYFLSNGPGDPSSMDYAIQTAKEIMAEDMPLFGICLGHQIISLACGISTFKMHNGHRGLNHPVKNLVSGKSEVTSQNHGFAVSREDVEKSDTVELTHINLNDDTCAGIQVKGKKTFSVQYHPESSPGPHDSRYLFDEFINLIKS, from the coding sequence ATGTCGCATAACACATTGAATTTATCCCAAAAGAAAGCAGTCCTCTTACTAGAAGACGGATCTCGCTTTGAAGGAATTGCCATCGGAAAAATAGGGACTGTAGGAGCAGAAATCTGCTTTAATACAGGTATGACAGGTTATCAAGAGATTTATACTGACCCTTCTTACTACGGTCAAATCGTTATAAATACTACCTCTCACATCGGAAACTACGGAGTTGAAGATTCAGAAAATGAATCTGATGCACCAAAGATCACTGGACTTGTGGTCAACACATTTTCAGAGGATTACAGCAGAAACTTAGCTGATGGTTCTTTGCAAGAATATTTAGAGACGAACAACATCGTAGGTGTATCCGAATTGGATACGCGCTTGCTCGTTCGTCATATCAGAAGTAAAGGTGCTATGAATGCTATTATCTCTTCGGAAGATTTGTCTGATGATGAACTACAAAGAAGACTAGCGGAAGTACCTTCAATGGAAGGCCTGGAGCTTTCGTCATTCGTAAGTACGAAAGAACCTTACTTTGTTGGCGATGAAAATGCTGATCATAAAATTGCAGTATTAGATCTTGGTGTAAAGACTAGTATTCTCAAGCACTTGGCCAGTCGCGGTAGCTATTTGAAGGTTTTCAATGCGAAAACTTCTTTCGAAGAAATGAAAGCCTGGAACCCTAACGGATACTTCTTATCCAATGGACCTGGCGATCCATCTTCAATGGACTATGCTATCCAAACAGCTAAGGAAATTATGGCGGAAGATATGCCATTGTTTGGGATTTGCCTTGGGCATCAGATCATCTCATTAGCATGCGGTATCTCTACCTTTAAAATGCACAATGGCCATAGAGGACTAAATCATCCAGTGAAGAACCTAGTATCAGGCAAGAGTGAAGTGACCTCACAGAATCATGGTTTTGCAGTAAGCAGAGAAGATGTTGAAAAGTCCGATACAGTCGAGCTAACGCATATAAACTTAAATGATGACACTTGTGCTGGAATTCAAGTAAAAGGTAAGAAAACGTTTTCCGTACAATATCACCCAGAGTCGTCACCGGGTCCTCACGATTCGCGTTATTTGTTCGATGAATTTATCAATCTTATCAAATCGTAA
- the eno gene encoding phosphopyruvate hydratase codes for MSLIESIHARQILDSRGNPTVEVDVITENGVLGRAAVPSGASTGAHEAVELRDGGNEYLGKGVKKAVENVNDILADELIGFSVFEQNLIDKIMIEADGTDNKSKLGANAILGVSLAVAKAAAAELGLPLYRYVGGVSANTLPVPMMNIINGGSHADNSIDFQEFMIMPVGAESFSEAIRMGAEIFHNLKKVLSSRGLATNVGDEGGFAPNLGSDDEALQVISEAVENAGYKVGEDIVYALDVASSEFYLEDEKVYYFKDSTGKKLSPVEMADYLADLSERYPIISIEDGMFEDDWEGWKALTTKIGDKVQLVGDDLFVTNVTRLQRGIDNGIANSILIKVNQIGTLTETIEAVSLANRNGYAAVMSHRSGETEDNTIADLAVALNTGQIKTGSASRSDRMAKYNQLIRIEEELGEVAKFPGSNFRNAY; via the coding sequence ATGAGTTTAATAGAAAGTATTCACGCCAGACAAATTCTGGACTCAAGAGGTAATCCTACTGTTGAAGTAGATGTAATCACTGAAAACGGAGTTTTAGGTCGTGCTGCTGTTCCTTCTGGAGCTTCTACCGGAGCACATGAGGCGGTTGAGTTACGCGATGGCGGAAACGAGTACCTGGGTAAAGGTGTGAAGAAGGCAGTAGAGAATGTCAATGATATTCTGGCCGATGAGCTAATCGGTTTTTCTGTATTCGAGCAAAACCTGATCGATAAGATCATGATTGAAGCGGATGGTACTGATAACAAGAGTAAACTAGGAGCGAACGCCATACTTGGTGTTTCATTGGCGGTTGCGAAAGCTGCTGCTGCTGAGTTAGGTCTTCCTTTATATAGATATGTTGGTGGCGTAAGTGCAAACACGCTTCCCGTACCGATGATGAATATCATCAATGGTGGATCACATGCTGATAACTCTATCGACTTTCAGGAATTTATGATTATGCCTGTCGGTGCTGAGAGTTTCTCTGAAGCGATCAGAATGGGTGCCGAGATTTTTCATAACCTGAAGAAAGTACTTTCAAGCCGAGGTCTAGCGACAAACGTTGGTGATGAGGGTGGTTTTGCACCGAACCTTGGTTCAGATGATGAAGCACTTCAAGTCATTTCTGAGGCTGTTGAAAATGCTGGTTATAAGGTAGGCGAAGATATAGTTTATGCCCTGGATGTAGCCTCTTCCGAGTTTTATCTGGAAGATGAAAAGGTATACTACTTCAAAGATTCAACAGGCAAGAAGCTTTCTCCAGTAGAGATGGCCGATTACCTGGCCGATCTAAGTGAGCGATACCCTATCATTTCTATCGAAGATGGAATGTTCGAGGATGATTGGGAAGGATGGAAAGCTTTGACAACCAAGATTGGTGACAAAGTACAGCTTGTCGGTGACGATCTATTCGTGACCAACGTAACCAGACTTCAAAGAGGAATTGACAATGGTATTGCCAATTCAATCTTGATCAAGGTTAACCAGATTGGTACTTTAACCGAGACAATTGAAGCAGTAAGCCTTGCCAATAGAAATGGCTACGCGGCTGTAATGTCACACAGGTCAGGTGAAACTGAGGACAACACCATTGCAGATTTGGCAGTGGCATTGAATACAGGTCAGATCAAGACGGGTTCGGCTTCGCGTTCAGATAGAATGGCCAAGTACAACCAGTTGATTAGAATTGAAGAAGAATTGGGTGAGGTAGCTAAGTTTCCAGGAAGTAATTTCAGAAACGCTTACTAG
- a CDS encoding FtsB family cell division protein: protein MNPFTKIPKFFKNYYFLFGTFFIVWMLLVDSNDVVSQIKMTQKLNGLKAQKAFYIDKKVQVLKDKEELSTNKALLEKFARENYLMKKPSEDLYIVVTED, encoded by the coding sequence ATGAATCCTTTCACCAAGATTCCAAAATTCTTCAAGAACTACTATTTCCTTTTCGGAACCTTCTTTATTGTATGGATGCTCCTTGTGGACTCCAATGATGTAGTTTCTCAGATTAAAATGACACAAAAACTGAATGGGCTCAAAGCCCAGAAGGCTTTCTATATTGATAAGAAGGTTCAAGTGTTAAAGGACAAGGAAGAATTAAGTACTAATAAAGCCTTACTTGAAAAGTTTGCCAGAGAAAACTATCTCATGAAGAAGCCTTCTGAAGATTTGTATATTGTAGTCACCGAAGACTAA
- a CDS encoding Ldh family oxidoreductase produces MAVYSHKELYDFAHAVFMKMGCSEADATTASDTLLSADLRGVDSHGVARLSGYVRLWEKGRINTTPDIKIVHESPSTAVVDGDAGLGLVVAPFAMQVAIEKAKNAGTGWVAVKNSNHYGIAGYHAMKALEHDMIGMSMTNASPLVAPTFSKERLLGTNPIAVAIPAKDEPPYVGDFATTTAANGKLEILQRKDEPAPEGWIQDAEGNVTTSAYGVKEGGALRPLGGDRANGSHKGYILGSMVDIFSAVLSGANYGPWAPPFVSFMDPVSDPVGEGLGHFFGAMRVDAFRPADEFKSHMDKWIRRFKTSEPVNQEEPVLIPGDPERAMENERMTNGIPLLDAVENDLWQLGDRFGVSLKG; encoded by the coding sequence ATGGCTGTTTATTCACATAAAGAACTCTACGATTTTGCCCATGCTGTTTTTATGAAAATGGGTTGCTCCGAGGCCGATGCGACTACAGCATCTGACACCCTGCTATCAGCAGATTTAAGAGGTGTTGATTCTCATGGTGTAGCTCGGCTGAGTGGTTATGTAAGGCTCTGGGAAAAGGGAAGAATTAATACTACACCTGATATTAAAATTGTACATGAATCTCCCAGTACGGCAGTAGTGGATGGTGATGCCGGCTTAGGTTTAGTGGTAGCCCCATTTGCCATGCAAGTAGCCATTGAAAAGGCAAAAAATGCTGGAACTGGCTGGGTGGCGGTAAAAAACTCTAACCATTATGGTATTGCCGGTTATCATGCGATGAAGGCATTGGAACACGATATGATTGGTATGTCTATGACCAATGCCAGTCCTTTGGTCGCTCCTACTTTTTCAAAGGAGAGACTATTAGGCACAAATCCGATTGCTGTGGCGATTCCGGCTAAAGACGAACCACCATATGTGGGCGACTTTGCTACGACTACTGCTGCTAACGGTAAACTGGAAATCTTACAAAGAAAGGATGAGCCAGCACCAGAAGGGTGGATTCAGGATGCCGAAGGTAATGTGACCACTAGCGCCTATGGCGTGAAAGAAGGTGGGGCTTTGAGACCACTCGGAGGCGATAGGGCCAACGGAAGTCACAAGGGTTATATCCTGGGTTCTATGGTAGATATTTTCTCTGCTGTGCTTTCAGGCGCCAACTATGGGCCATGGGCTCCTCCTTTCGTGAGCTTTATGGATCCCGTCAGTGATCCTGTGGGTGAAGGTCTTGGTCATTTCTTCGGTGCCATGCGCGTAGATGCCTTTAGACCTGCTGATGAGTTTAAGTCGCATATGGATAAATGGATCCGGAGATTTAAAACCTCAGAGCCAGTAAATCAGGAAGAACCTGTGCTAATTCCTGGTGACCCTGAAAGGGCGATGGAAAACGAGCGGATGACCAATGGAATTCCATTATTGGATGCGGTGGAAAATGACCTGTGGCAGCTTGGCGATCGTTTTGGCGTAAGCCTTAAAGGGTAA
- a CDS encoding Ppx/GppA family phosphatase: MRKAVIDLGTNTFHLFIVEIDKGEMKTLYKEKIAVKIGQNGISKGKIANDAIKRAIHTLKIFKTVLDQFEVTDVKGVATSAIRSAKNGQELVELIKEETGIHINVISGELEAELIFEGVKAAMEMSNQNHLVMDIGGGSVEFIIGNDQEILWKKSFEIGAQRLLDKFHKSDPMPAESVDEMFVWLADELADLKTALEVHKPTGLVGCSGTFDTLSEIYLNQIKKERKLSSTTFKLPIKDYHDIHRDLLIKDKAERLAIPGMVSMRVDMIVVASCLISFVLEDLDVKHITACTYALKEGLLYSDRALTEISDSK, translated from the coding sequence ATGCGCAAAGCGGTTATCGATCTTGGAACAAACACTTTTCATCTCTTCATTGTCGAGATTGACAAGGGCGAGATGAAAACCCTTTATAAGGAAAAGATTGCAGTTAAAATTGGTCAGAATGGTATAAGCAAAGGAAAGATTGCTAACGATGCCATCAAAAGAGCCATCCACACCCTGAAGATCTTCAAGACAGTGCTCGATCAATTTGAAGTGACCGATGTAAAAGGTGTCGCAACGAGTGCCATCCGTAGTGCAAAGAATGGTCAGGAGCTTGTAGAATTGATTAAGGAAGAAACCGGAATCCACATCAATGTGATTTCTGGAGAATTGGAAGCTGAGTTGATTTTCGAAGGTGTAAAAGCCGCCATGGAAATGTCTAATCAAAATCATTTGGTAATGGACATTGGCGGTGGCAGCGTGGAATTCATTATTGGTAATGATCAGGAAATACTGTGGAAAAAGAGCTTTGAAATAGGAGCACAACGCCTGCTCGATAAATTTCATAAAAGTGATCCAATGCCTGCCGAAAGTGTTGATGAAATGTTCGTTTGGCTGGCCGATGAACTTGCCGATCTCAAAACTGCGCTTGAAGTCCATAAACCAACTGGTCTCGTAGGTTGCTCCGGCACATTCGACACCCTATCAGAGATTTACCTTAATCAAATTAAAAAGGAACGCAAACTTTCAAGCACCACCTTTAAGCTACCCATCAAAGACTACCATGACATTCACAGAGATCTGCTGATCAAGGATAAGGCAGAGCGTTTGGCGATACCTGGCATGGTAAGCATGAGGGTCGACATGATCGTTGTGGCAAGTTGTCTGATCTCCTTTGTCTTGGAAGATTTGGATGTAAAGCATATTACGGCATGTACCTATGCCCTCAAAGAAGGCCTGCTCTATTCCGACAGAGCCTTAACTGAAATATCAGATAGTAAATAA
- a CDS encoding acyl-CoA carboxylase subunit beta, with translation MGDQKNGAPQTHLLSKEEKYALLESKHEQAMLGGGEKRIEAQHKRGKLTARERITLLMDEGSFEEIGKFVEHRATDFGLDKEVYLGDGVVTGYGTVNGRLIYVYSQDFTVFGGSLSETHAEKICKLMDLAMKNGAPIIGLNDSGGARIQEGVVSLGGYADIFYRNTRASGVIPQISAIMGPCAGGAVYSPAITDFIFMVENTSYMFVTGPNVVKTVTQEDVTAEELGGASTHSAKSGVTHFSSANEVQCLNDIKRLISYIPQNCEEDAPVYKYNAESEIRTKLNDIIPDNPNQPYDMHEVIEHLIDEDSFFEVHKNYAENIIVGFAKIGGRSIGIVGNQPASLAGVLDIDASVKGARFVRFCDSFNIPLLVLEDVPGFLPGTDQEWRGIITNGAKLLYAFAEATVPRITVITRKAYGGAYDVMNSKHIGADMNYAWPMAEIAVMGAKGAAEIIFKREIAAAEDPEAKLQEKVDEYTAKFANPYRAARRGYVDEVITPDTTRLKLIRAFSMLENKVDTLPKKKHGNIPL, from the coding sequence ATGGGAGATCAGAAAAACGGGGCACCTCAGACCCACCTGTTAAGCAAGGAAGAGAAATATGCATTGCTTGAATCTAAGCATGAACAGGCCATGTTGGGCGGAGGAGAGAAAAGAATCGAAGCACAGCATAAGAGAGGTAAGCTTACTGCCAGAGAGCGTATCACTTTGTTAATGGATGAAGGCTCTTTCGAAGAGATCGGGAAGTTTGTAGAGCATCGCGCTACCGATTTTGGCTTGGACAAGGAGGTTTACCTTGGTGATGGTGTCGTTACAGGATACGGAACGGTTAATGGACGTCTGATTTACGTCTATTCTCAAGATTTCACGGTTTTTGGAGGCTCCTTATCAGAAACACATGCAGAAAAGATTTGTAAGCTAATGGACTTGGCCATGAAGAATGGCGCACCCATTATTGGCTTGAACGATTCCGGTGGAGCCAGAATCCAAGAAGGCGTGGTTTCTCTCGGAGGTTATGCCGATATCTTTTATCGAAATACTCGGGCCTCTGGTGTTATCCCTCAGATATCTGCAATCATGGGACCTTGTGCCGGAGGGGCGGTGTATTCGCCAGCGATTACTGACTTTATCTTTATGGTGGAGAATACTTCCTATATGTTCGTGACAGGTCCAAACGTAGTGAAGACCGTAACGCAGGAAGATGTGACGGCCGAAGAGCTCGGTGGGGCAAGTACCCATAGCGCAAAAAGCGGTGTTACGCATTTCTCTTCTGCCAATGAGGTGCAATGCTTGAACGACATTAAGAGACTGATCTCATACATCCCTCAGAACTGTGAGGAAGATGCTCCAGTTTACAAGTACAATGCTGAGAGTGAGATTAGAACGAAACTCAACGATATCATTCCGGATAACCCTAATCAACCTTATGACATGCATGAGGTCATTGAGCATCTGATTGACGAAGATTCGTTCTTCGAGGTGCACAAGAATTATGCTGAGAACATCATAGTCGGTTTTGCAAAGATCGGGGGTAGGTCTATCGGTATTGTAGGTAACCAGCCGGCATCACTTGCTGGTGTACTCGACATTGATGCGAGTGTAAAAGGTGCCAGATTTGTGCGCTTTTGCGACAGCTTCAATATTCCATTATTAGTCTTAGAAGACGTACCGGGTTTCTTGCCAGGAACGGATCAGGAATGGCGAGGTATTATCACTAATGGAGCCAAATTACTCTACGCCTTTGCCGAAGCCACAGTGCCAAGGATCACTGTGATTACGAGAAAAGCTTATGGCGGTGCTTATGACGTGATGAACTCTAAGCACATCGGGGCAGATATGAATTATGCATGGCCTATGGCCGAAATCGCTGTAATGGGTGCTAAGGGTGCCGCAGAAATCATCTTCAAAAGAGAGATTGCCGCGGCCGAGGATCCCGAAGCCAAACTACAGGAGAAAGTTGACGAGTACACGGCCAAATTTGCCAATCCGTATCGTGCTGCCAGAAGAGGCTATGTCGATGAAGTCATCACTCCAGATACTACAAGACTGAAATTGATCAGGGCATTCAGCATGTTGGAGAATAAGGTAGATACTTTACCAAAAAAGAAACACGGTAACATACCATTATAA
- a CDS encoding M42 family metallopeptidase yields MNKTSEDFLIKYLNNASPTGFESSGQQIWLDYIKPFTDSFFTDKYGTAVGVINPDAPYKVVIEAHADEISWFVNYIGDDGYIYVVRNGGSDHQIAPSKRVNLHTDKGVVKGVFGWPAIHVRDKANEKAPTLKNIFIDVGASSKEEVLEMGIHVGTVITFEDELFKLNNKYWCGRALDNRIGGFMIAEVARRLKENKVELPFALYVVNAVQEEIGLRGAEMIAARIKPDVAVVTDVCHDTHSPMYDKKFDGDQKAGLGPVLTVGPAVHNNLLKMLMSVADDKKIDFQRSASSRSTGTDTDAFAYSNEGVPSALISLPLKYMHTTVETAHEKDIDKVIDLMYEFLVQLPADHDFSYLK; encoded by the coding sequence ATGAATAAGACGAGCGAAGACTTCCTAATAAAATACTTGAACAATGCCTCTCCGACAGGATTTGAAAGTTCAGGGCAACAAATCTGGCTGGATTATATCAAGCCTTTCACAGACTCATTTTTCACTGATAAGTATGGGACTGCTGTAGGTGTCATTAATCCAGATGCACCTTACAAAGTAGTGATTGAGGCCCATGCTGACGAGATTAGCTGGTTTGTCAATTACATTGGTGATGATGGTTATATCTATGTGGTGCGCAATGGCGGATCAGATCATCAAATAGCCCCTTCAAAACGAGTGAATTTACATACGGACAAGGGTGTGGTTAAAGGCGTGTTTGGCTGGCCTGCCATTCATGTTAGGGACAAGGCGAATGAGAAAGCACCTACTCTGAAAAACATCTTTATCGATGTGGGGGCTTCTTCAAAAGAGGAGGTGTTAGAAATGGGTATTCACGTGGGCACCGTAATCACATTCGAAGACGAACTGTTCAAGTTGAATAATAAGTACTGGTGTGGACGGGCTCTAGATAACCGAATTGGAGGTTTCATGATTGCCGAAGTGGCTCGAAGACTTAAGGAAAACAAGGTAGAATTGCCATTTGCTCTTTATGTTGTGAATGCGGTTCAGGAGGAGATCGGACTTCGTGGTGCTGAAATGATTGCAGCGCGGATCAAGCCTGATGTAGCTGTGGTCACAGATGTATGCCACGATACGCACTCACCAATGTACGATAAGAAGTTCGATGGCGATCAGAAGGCAGGTTTAGGTCCTGTCTTGACCGTTGGCCCAGCGGTGCATAATAACCTGCTCAAAATGTTGATGAGTGTAGCGGATGATAAAAAGATTGACTTCCAACGTTCTGCTTCGTCCAGATCTACAGGCACAGATACGGATGCTTTTGCTTATTCAAACGAAGGTGTGCCTTCAGCATTGATATCACTTCCTTTAAAGTATATGCATACTACGGTTGAAACGGCCCATGAAAAAGACATTGATAAAGTGATCGATTTGATGTATGAGTTTCTCGTGCAGTTGCCAGCCGATCATGATTTTAGCTACCTGAAATAG
- a CDS encoding helical backbone metal receptor, producing MVEVIDQMGRKVSVPELPQRIVSLVPSQTELLYHLGLADRVVGLTKFCIHPEHWRSEKTIVGGTKKYHLDKIHALKPDLIIGNKEENEQQGIEALARDYPVWMSDIGNLKDALGMIEAVGGLVGKGEEAQDLVNEIQEGFSAIAPSPSKPSVIYLIWKDPYMAAGKDTFIDNMISTIGFENLVKQVRYPALDIQELQRLNPDALLLSSEPYPFKEKHVEELKLALPNTQIELVDGELFSWYGSRLTESPAYFNQLMKKF from the coding sequence ATGGTTGAGGTAATAGATCAAATGGGACGTAAAGTGAGCGTCCCTGAATTACCTCAACGAATTGTTTCTCTGGTTCCTTCCCAAACGGAGTTATTATATCATCTCGGTCTGGCGGATCGTGTGGTAGGGCTTACTAAGTTCTGTATTCATCCTGAACATTGGCGATCTGAAAAAACTATAGTAGGAGGGACCAAAAAGTATCACCTAGATAAGATTCATGCCCTTAAGCCGGATTTGATTATCGGTAATAAGGAGGAGAATGAACAGCAGGGAATTGAAGCCTTAGCCAGGGATTATCCTGTTTGGATGAGTGATATCGGCAACCTGAAAGATGCACTCGGGATGATTGAGGCTGTCGGAGGTCTTGTTGGTAAAGGGGAGGAAGCGCAAGACTTGGTAAATGAAATTCAGGAAGGGTTTTCCGCAATCGCTCCTTCACCGTCTAAACCCTCGGTGATTTATCTGATCTGGAAAGATCCATATATGGCTGCTGGCAAGGATACCTTCATTGACAATATGATCAGCACTATAGGCTTTGAAAACCTTGTAAAACAAGTCCGATACCCTGCTCTAGATATTCAAGAGCTTCAGCGACTAAATCCAGATGCCTTGCTTTTGTCCTCAGAGCCTTATCCATTCAAGGAAAAGCATGTTGAGGAATTGAAACTCGCTTTGCCTAATACCCAAATCGAGTTGGTAGATGGTGAACTATTCAGTTGGTATGGAAGTCGACTCACAGAGTCACCAGCTTATTTTAACCAGTTGATGAAGAAGTTTTGA
- a CDS encoding DUF1036 domain-containing protein has translation MKPIAVYVLFLGGMMAAYFSQKEDKRPSYYAQLESIELESPVQLTGYYSLPGERTGFNQEASKKAYHIYFENKSSAPLKVAIRYKEIDGDWSVDGLVKLAPGERKLMGKSDEKTYFYHVATKDKSRKAPSDSFKFPLKAKSGKKYPFRKKEIWECYDMQVCNAFAVFR, from the coding sequence ATGAAACCGATAGCAGTATACGTACTGTTCTTGGGCGGCATGATGGCTGCTTATTTCTCTCAAAAAGAGGATAAAAGGCCATCGTACTATGCCCAGCTGGAGTCGATAGAACTCGAATCTCCAGTTCAGCTCACCGGCTACTACTCATTGCCTGGTGAGCGCACCGGTTTCAATCAAGAAGCATCTAAAAAGGCCTATCACATCTATTTTGAGAACAAGTCTTCAGCACCACTGAAGGTTGCTATCCGCTACAAAGAAATCGATGGCGATTGGTCTGTAGATGGTCTAGTAAAGCTTGCCCCAGGCGAAAGAAAACTCATGGGGAAATCTGACGAAAAAACATATTTCTACCACGTTGCCACGAAGGACAAATCGCGAAAAGCGCCTTCGGACTCCTTCAAATTTCCATTAAAGGCTAAATCAGGCAAAAAATACCCCTTTAGGAAAAAAGAGATTTGGGAGTGTTACGACATGCAAGTGTGCAACGCATTTGCCGTGTTTAGGTAA
- a CDS encoding GDSL-type esterase/lipase family protein, translating into MSKFTISSLLILLSLTCLAQDPTRFAEEVDKIKVTETNYPSENRIVFTGSSSIRLWTDFKDYFSDHNVINTGFGGSETSDLIHYKKELVSNFKPEQVFIYEGDNDINSGKSSFEIFTDLTALVGDLIIKDGIKNIVIISPKPSIARWSLKAKYEELNQVLEKVCAIWDEIQFVDVWTPMLNTDGSLKKDLFIEDGLHMNKAGYDIWIAQIRPFLIKP; encoded by the coding sequence ATGTCAAAGTTTACGATTAGCTCCCTACTTATCCTACTATCTCTCACCTGTTTGGCCCAAGACCCAACCCGATTTGCTGAAGAGGTTGATAAGATTAAAGTGACTGAGACCAATTATCCCTCCGAAAATAGAATCGTTTTTACTGGAAGCTCTAGTATTAGGCTTTGGACAGACTTTAAAGACTACTTCTCCGATCACAATGTGATCAATACTGGGTTTGGTGGTTCAGAGACCAGTGACCTCATCCACTATAAGAAAGAATTGGTCAGCAACTTTAAACCCGAACAGGTATTCATCTACGAAGGAGATAATGATATCAACTCAGGTAAGTCCAGTTTTGAAATCTTTACTGACCTGACTGCTTTAGTAGGAGACCTGATCATAAAAGATGGAATAAAGAACATCGTTATCATTTCACCCAAGCCAAGCATTGCCAGGTGGTCCTTGAAGGCCAAGTATGAGGAGTTGAACCAAGTTCTTGAAAAAGTGTGCGCTATTTGGGACGAAATTCAATTTGTAGATGTATGGACCCCCATGCTTAATACCGATGGTTCGCTGAAAAAAGACCTGTTTATTGAAGACGGACTTCACATGAATAAGGCAGGTTACGACATATGGATAGCGCAAATTCGCCCATTTCTGATTAAACCATAA
- the nudK gene encoding GDP-mannose pyrophosphatase NudK — protein MSKRIDIIKKEVLSNNWYTLRKITFDYTAKDGSVQRQEREAYDRGNGSTILLYNKEKGTMVLTRQFRMPTYLNGNADGFLIEACAGLLEEDNAEDCIRKETEEETGYRIANVRKVFESYMSPGSVTEILYFFVAEYEDDMKVNDGGGSDEEEDLEVLELPFDKAIEMVSTGEIKDAKTIILIQYAQINGLLDD, from the coding sequence ATGAGTAAGCGCATCGACATTATTAAAAAAGAGGTCCTATCCAACAATTGGTATACCCTCAGAAAAATCACTTTCGACTATACAGCCAAAGATGGTTCCGTTCAAAGACAAGAGCGAGAGGCATATGACCGTGGAAATGGCTCAACTATACTCTTATATAATAAGGAGAAAGGCACAATGGTATTAACCCGTCAATTCAGAATGCCTACTTACCTCAACGGCAATGCAGATGGTTTTCTGATTGAAGCCTGTGCCGGTTTGTTAGAGGAAGATAACGCGGAAGACTGCATCCGAAAGGAAACGGAAGAAGAGACGGGTTACAGAATCGCCAATGTGCGAAAGGTATTCGAGAGTTATATGTCGCCTGGTTCTGTCACTGAGATTCTATACTTCTTTGTAGCGGAGTATGAAGACGACATGAAAGTCAATGACGGTGGCGGTTCCGATGAGGAAGAAGATCTCGAAGTCTTGGAACTACCATTCGACAAGGCCATTGAAATGGTGAGCACTGGCGAAATCAAGGATGCCAAAACGATCATACTCATTCAGTATGCTCAAATCAATGGGTTACTTGACGACTAA